The Manduca sexta isolate Smith_Timp_Sample1 unplaced genomic scaffold, JHU_Msex_v1.0 HiC_scaffold_1086, whole genome shotgun sequence DNA segment CTGCAGAaatcctaaaaaaaattacattaaatataaataaatatagcctaCATTACTTACAGACataagtaaaagaatttttaaaatgaataaagcaACTCTAAAAGTTATAGTAAGCCCCTAATTTTGACTGacatttttagtatttaatttatatcttaaatatttccaaattaaaaaaaactatctatAAATCAATTGACAGATTTATCACTTGCAGAAAATGTCTATTTTCTGCAAGTGATAAATGTGTCACAATTGGTTCAGATATAACCCTGAACTGTGACAAAATTCTCTTCATCTAGATGTAACTTTAGGCAGAATCAGGTGCACAGGACTTTACCTCAATCTGTGAAAAATTCTGCCAATCTGACATCTCTGATGCAAACTGTAAtttggcaataaaaataataaatgcccatagtaattataaatataatatcagctctgtatgtGCAGTAACCCAACCTCTGGGCACGAGCCCTCTCTACTACTTGAAGAgtttaggacttagtccaccaaaCTGGCCTAGTGGGGGTTGACAGGCTTCACATACCTTCTAAACTCATAATTCTTGTATtgtacttctcaggtatgcaggtttctatagatatttttttcactattcAAGCAAACAAtgatttacaaagaatacacacattacttTAGTAAAGTAAGTTATAtttgcccttgggttttgatcTTACGGATATTAATATTGGCTATGTGTACCACTCCTAATTTTGCTATTGCTGCTTTTGTCATGcccatataaaagaaaaaaactctCATTACttgaacaatgttttaataGCTATAATGTCACAGTATTCAACAAAATTCAATGTGGCTAATTCGTCTTTACAACTCCCAATCAGAAGTAATGGgctaaatatactataaaagtCTGTTTGGTTATTTTGTAGTTGTTGAAgtcaaatgtattaaaattagtgTTTAGGCCCCTGATACTAAATAAGACAATAGATCTTTATATGTCTatgtttaattgtattatttattataccaaaatattataataaaaaaaatagttgtaaataattattttgtagagaaaaaaaattaaatcatttaaaactaGACAATTTAAACAGTAGACCAGCTAATGTGACCTTACGATATATGCCTGTCTGTCTTACCAGATGTTGGTTTAGCAGCACCCTAAACTAAATTAAGAAACCCTCAAGAAATAGGgttgcaaaaatattaaagagagTAACTAAAAATTATCTCATAAACAGTTTTTTAGAcaactattattttatgttgaataaGTAGTATAGATTCTcaaggaaaattataaaataaaaaacggcgataaaatccataaaatacttttattttaataaatttcagttAAGATTTCAACAAAATCGAAGTCACTTTCATATGACCTTTTTTTCGCGCGGGAAAAGGCGTTATAGCTACCGTCACCTGGGGGGTAAACAATGTTTATGAACCTTAAAATATGGAACTTCATATTTAAGCTTATCTATTAATACTAATCCCAACATTTtttctctaaaataattttaatgtggtaaaaatactaaaattattttttttgcctcaTTCCTAATAGTTAATTAAGGCGCTCCGGTggctaaaatcattaaaaaaaaatgtaatgttatCGCATTTTCTGATCCAGTTATTCAATAGAAAATATCGCAGCGAAATGATCGGACTTTGAATTTCTACCCAATTGGCgaaaaatcgatatttttcaattaaagcGACGGACATAAGCCCTGCGAGATATGTACGAATGTTATTCTACTGCCTACACTTTTGCGGACACCggcatattttatgtatgtaaagtAAAGATACTgacgatattttaaatatcaatatgatTGATAACATATTCAACACTTAGGTACTTAGTTACATTTGATTACTCCAGTTGAAGTTTCTATGTTATAcgtatttgatgtgcaaattgacaCATGAATCTAAgtatttttcagtgaaaatttccaataaccTGTAAAAATAAAGGAGGAATCATGAACTATTGtcttaattttatcattatgaatatttttaatctaatttttgtaacataagTAAAAACTAATATAGGACCTTGTAATGGTGAGACAGCGAATTCGGAGGATACATTTGTTACAATCACAATTGCTTGAggataaagataaaaaatagttttttattgacAACTAGATGGCTTTttagcattatttaaattaaaatgatacgAAGTTTTTTTCTAACTTAACTATTTGGTAATCttaaaaaatgacatttaaaagATATAGTAATGTGTAGGAACAGCATTCAAATAAACCGCGATGACGTGATGTTTTGAAAACGTTGTTATACCTAGTTTTTTTACGAACCTAAGGTTTAGAAGCATAATATCAACATTAGTTTTAGATGATGAGGTGTAGAATCACCCGTTACGAATAAGCCATTATTTACGGGGCAGccagtatttataatattttagacagtctttattgtaataatagataaatttttcatagaaaatttatttattttgtaaaattatctgCTATCTTTCTATGATATCAGAGTAAACAATCCTTTGTCTTTAACAGGACAGAAAACCCATTCAACTTTAAAGTACTGTCTACATTTAgaatttatcattgttttaagtACATTCTATGTGCTTTGGGCATTTCTTAAACTACTGCATTATTGAAACGCACAATAAACGTGGCCAGCAATTTTCGTGCTTTTCAACAGACGAGAGCAAATAGCCAaattcaacaaaacaaaaataagcgGCACGCGCGACAACAATATGCTCTATTAGGGTTTCATTTGGGTCATATATCTGCCCCCCTAATAGTTGTGCTACGTCACTGCGTATTATTGTAatggcttattttttttaatttatttattttatttatttacatactagcttccgcccacagcttcgcccgcgtggacttcggacttcaaaaatggaggaggtgctcaatttgtcgggatgtttttttaatgtatggtggtatgcaggtggcccgattgtccggtcagggtctgatgatgggatcctggtgaaatcgaaggaagcatatagcatgattcagtattcacgcgtgatggcttattattagcgtatatcatgtataactttggtgtttctataccgatttctatgattcttttttatggaatatttaataatgttaacttttttaattagggatgactgagagtgttataaacgtaagagtagacaaatataatgagaaagcttcgaactgctaagctatcgggagttacacgtgttattgtgagtcaaccataaaagataggcagatgctgtcgtgggatattttttacataattttaaggagaacatttccgtcatacatgatttctgtgttgctttaaccattaaggttgcacacgcgacggaagcttaaaaaatggagtaacttctcccgttttcccaacatttcccttcactgctctgctcctattaattgtagcgtgatgaaaagtatactataaccagcacaggagtatgacaaataattgtaccaagtttcgttaaaatccgtcgagtagtttttgtttctataacggttatacagacagacagacagacagacaaaaattttactaattgcatttttggcatcagtgtcgatccctaatcaccccctgatagttattttggaaatatatttcatgtacagaatttacctctctacagatttattataagtatagatttgttAAAAACTTACACAGCATATTCTTCTAACTAATGCAATCATAAACTCAGTGAGTTTTTCCGTgcatcattatcattatcattgacagtaatgtttgtttgtttgtttgtttgaacgcgctaatctcaggaactatcggtccaatccgaaaaaatctttttgcattggatagccctttgttcgtggagtgctataggctatatatcatcacgctatacccaataggagcggagcagtaatggctaatctcaggaactactggtccaaactgaaaaattctttttgcgttggatagtacttggttcgtggagtgctataggctatatatcatcacgctatacccaataggagcggagcaataatggctaatctcaggaactaccggtccaaactgaaaaattatttttgcgttggatagccctttgttcgtggagcgctttaggctatatatcatcacgctatacccaataggagcggagcagtaatgaaacatgttgcaaaaacggggaatattattagttttgagagcttccgttgcctgcacTGCGTAAACTGTtatagttatgcaacaatgatgtatgacgggattgttccactaaaaaagttctaaaaaatatattataaaacaaagtcccccgctgcatctgtctgcctgaacgtgttaaactcaaaaactactcaacgtattaagatgatatttagtatggagacagtttgagaccctgggaagaacataggctcccgggaaactactacttttataacggaaaactttagcctgaaaaactttataacgcgggcggagccgcgggcaaaagctagtttttttataattgttgtgtACAAGGtagattacaatttaaataatatgatattgtgtATCACCTACTGAGCCGGCCGTCGCACTGCGTACcgttaaaaagtatataatccGGCGGTAGATGTTAATTACAAGTTGAAATAGAGGCTGTTCCTAAGatttttaagtttcttttattttttttatgcttaataTGTAAGCACTTACTTGTTTAATGGggtctaagtatttttttttccttttcttaatttttttttaggtttttattttatttatgttttgcaaaaagtattattttaacttattttttttatttttgtgagttATTTCATGATGGTAGTTGATTAATAAGGTAGggtattaaatatgttaatatttttttgccgtATTGATTTATATACTTTGGAAGTAATAACTTGCCATTAAAGACGCTTCTGGTTAGTATATAATTatcttgtattataattaaataccttATTTTCTATACTtccaagttttataaatttcaaaaatatttaatttctatacatacccaaataagattttatatctatctatttGTATCTCCCTGACATGTGCAACAGTTTCCTGTAACTCTTTTGCACCAAATATTTcctaaagtaattaaaatattattggttcATCTGCTGTTCATTAAAaagttagattatattatttctgttcattaaaaagttatgtatttttgtatgtaaacaaaaaGTTGCCTAGATAACTTTGGTACAAGTTGCTAAGTATACAGAGAAACACTCACCTCATATGGAATGTCAGAGTGATGAAAGTAGTGATTTGACATGCAGTTCTTTGTAATTGTATGTTTGGGTTGTATTGCTACTATTCATAGGTGATTGTGGTGTTTCATTCCTTCAAACGAGTGACTTGCTGGTCTCGTCATCGTATTGAAAAAGGAAATACTTTAATGTGGTATTCAATCCATAGGTTTACGTTTCAGTGTCATGCAACCGAGGCAAGCATGAAACGATTTCTCTATAATCACCTCTAAAGAGGTTTAATGAATCAaagtttgtattaaaaatttcgCCAGCTTTATTAGTcgattttttagaaatattacgTATAGCGTAAAATAGGGGACGACACATTGTGTAGTATCAGTGTCTGTTTTAAAGTTAGAAACatagaattttgtatttggaCTGCAGtttattattggtaaaaataaaaattgtaaataaaaatataaaatatcattattgaaAATAGGTCTTATGGTATGTATGAGATGATAAGCTGTACGGTAGTAtgagcatttaaaaaaatagaattaagtGAAACACATCGAATTCACTAAAAACGGAATACGTAAACTGTTATGAAATGTGTAAAGATGCGTTTATACGGCTTACATTacgtaaagtaatattattcgCACTTTGTAAAGTGAGTGGTTGTACCAACGCCAGCAAATATGCGAAACTATTATtacgaataaattaaagaaacacGCCAAATCTCAGAATACACAAGTGTCAATTTGAAATCTTGGAAggttaacaaaaacaatgaaCATAGGCGTCActagcgaagggtccatataacccgattactgccggcttccctttatgtagaatttctgtaaaatctaattattatcagaATGATTTATAGAcagtatttatgcatattagtacctatatgttgtatcgggttccctttcggaaatttTTTCGCCAGTGATAGGCGCAGAGCAAAAAAGTTTGGTACCTCTCCTAAACGTTTTGTCAGAGACCTCTTTCAAAATTGTTCTGCACCCGGAGGACATTATTTTGTGTCTCGCAGTGAAACTGCTTTAACTGGCGTCTGACCGtcatgttggggtcaccgtgcctcttacgGCCCCTGTCAATAtatgcctacattgataggttaagtcaacattttaatacttaactatcagaccagataaattttcgtggaccccgaTTATTCGGGCAAGTCAACGTAGACCCCCGTCAACTCTCCCGTGGACCCCTtggggtccacctggaccaaaTTGGGAATCAATGCCGTAGAGTAAAAGACACTAGCACGTTACAAGCAGCAATATTTGCCTCCATACCGACGTAGAGTATTAGCTGGACATTTCTTTAGCTAATTATTTCGAAGCAATCTCGTACGTTTAAATTTTTCTGGTACCCCTGCTGTACCGTGAagttgttaatatttgttatttcgtttaattttgagAACATTTTCTAAGCCAAAACATATTTAGATTCTGATTTTAAGAGTTGTATTATATGTGTTTAAGAATCTACATTTTTTTGCCATctattgtgaaattaaataaCTTGCAGTTCCACCGTTTTTTCGTAAGCTCGACAAATTTGGTATCAGGATATCTTAACAGCAAAAATAAACATGGGTTCGTTTCGGATTGAACATAGGTACTTGATTATGCAATTAAATTctcataaaagtaaaataggGGAGAGACTAAATTGCTTGAGCGATTgtgataatattaatgtttgtgaATTTGTATCAAGGTTTGTGATAACTGTAGCATAAATAATTTGGTAATTTTAGCAGAGCCATCAGCAACAACTAAATTCATATTACTTTAGACACATATTCCTTGATAGGTTACGAATCCATACCCATAATTGTATATACTAATTGAATATGACATATTACAGTAAATCCAATACCTCAtcaatatgtaaaaaatgtgaAGCAAATGTCAAAGCATATGGGAAACCGACAGCTTGTGAATATTGCAACATTATAGCCGCTTTTATAGGTAAgaacttttatgttttttatgcaACTAATGACCAGACGAGTAGGTcgctcacctgatggtaagtgacacaATAATTATCACATAATTATTGGAATTACAACGTAACATTTAGGTTATAATGCATTATAATGGGACTGTTTTGGACTAATAATTTTTGGAGTTTACGTGGCAATGTTTTTCAAATCGACACTCAGCATTATATGCACAGTGAAGCTACGCAGTTTAGACATGACTAAAGCGGTCTCGGGGAATGGGTTGAGGTTGTATTTGCGACATTAGGTTTTGGTGGTAAGACAGGGGAACGTCACATACTTGTTCCATCACGCCTTGCAAATAGGACGTTAATGATAAATCATTATCGTCATGACTATAAATGTATGGTTTATCAttccatacataatacatacataacatcacgcatttaatccccgaaggggtatgcagaggcgcaactagggcacccacttttcgccaagtatgttccgtcccatgatgtgatagggggcgagcctatcgccatatcgggcacaaattccagactccgggctgatactgagcagaaaaacccaaatatcactttgcccgacccgggattcgaacccaggacttcagagcgctattgtaccggacgtgcaatacaactacgccaccgaggcagtcattacgATAGGCGTGATGGAACGAGTATGTGACGTGCACATTATCATTTCATAATTTCCCTAAACGCACAATAAAATACGTTACTGTGctgttttttttgttcattGTGATAAGTAATAATAGAAACATTTGCTAAATTTATTTGATCGTCGATCAACACTAATCGCCTTATACGTAACTCTGATTTTAAAGAGAAAGGAGCTATTCTACTCTTCCAAGAACCCCACGGCCCAAATATCAAATACTTGAAGTAATCCTATTTGAAATGTTTGTAGGTAACAAATGTCAGAGATGTACCAATTCTGAACGCAAATATGGGCCGGCTGTCACGTGCGAGCAATGCAAACAGCGGTGTGCCTTTGATAGACATGATGATAGTaaaaaggtaattaaaatttgataattttctacaccaggataaaataaaatggaaaacagatttaaaatagtatttactaCTTAGGTGGATGGAAAATTGCTTTGTTGGCTGTGTACTCAGTCGCTTAAGAGAGCACTGGCGAGAACCAAGCAGCACCTATCCTCTGTTGACAAACACAAACACAGATCGCACAAGTAAGTCATATATTGACCAAGAAACCGTTTATTGTAGGCAGATACCACTGGCCTCTCCATAAGTGAGACATTTGACTCGGGTATGGTACTCCATTGATATTCATAAGTTCATAAAAGTTTTTCACGTgtaacaaatattgtattacaGATCTAAAAGTGGTCACAAAGAGAAACGCAAGTCGGATATGATGAAATCTATGAATGCGAGTGATTCCTCGCTCAATGATTCTCAACCTTTAGAAAAGAAGTCCAAGATGAATCCAATGCAAggtatttatcaataaatgctAATTTTGATTGACTtgtattttgtttcatatttacaaCATGACAGAGAAGCGGTAAAAGTAGTGCAAACTtgttaagaattattattgtttcaaatctttttttaatataactgggcaaaaatgttttttattttattgtttggaATTAGAGCTTTGCTGTAAGCACTTGAAAAAACGTCGTAAGCACAAATATTCATGGTGCCTGCAGCAAACAATCCTATACCAAGAAACCAGAATTTAGAAATGCAAATATCTTTAGTAGTTATAACTTTTCCAGGTGAACTGGACCCGAACAGCTCGGACCATGTCGTAGCGATGACGCAGTTGAAAGAGACCATTGCGAGTCTACAAAAGAAGGTGCAGCAAAAAGACATGGAGTTGCTGGCTAAAGACAGACAGGTAGGGTTTGCAACACTTTCAGTTATGCATATTCCGTTGTCTTATGGgtgatttattttcatatgttATACCTGGAAAATGTTTGCACATCCTGTTTTCACCTTATGGGTTTGTTATGAGGTATcgggtatttttataaaaatctaccaTGCATTATCCTCCgtcaaaaacaaatgaaattacGTTCAATTTTGCGTGCTAGGACTAGGGCGTTGTTACTTACAAATGAGCTAGGATTTATACTATTTTGGTTAagattagtatttaataatgtagTAGGGTTATTAGTTGTTACTAAAATATAGCAgtgatataaaatagattttgaaaCATAATCCCAACCACATTTGGTGGACGATAAGCGACTcgtttcatttatattcattttaatggaAGATACAATGATTTATGTCATATGTGTGATGAATACTTGGATGGAAGATCGCATATCGGTCACCGGTTGTGGCGCAGCTATTAGAATTAAGCGAAAAACACAGCAACACCAGATTGCGTATACCactgaagaaataaaataattatttcagatAACTGAACTAAAAGCTCAACATCTAAACAGCACAACCGACCTCCGTAATGAGATGAAAAATAAAGAGCGCCTCAATGAGACTAAGTTCAACTTGATGAACACCAAGATCCAAAACTTACTGAAAGAGGTTGCGACCCTTAGCAAGTCCGCCAGGaagaacaataaaaacactaaaaCAATTCTGGCTAACGCAGAGAACAGCGGCAGCGGCACAGACAGCCCGAGCACTAACTAGAACAATTTCGCTATTATTCACTCGACGTTTCTAAATTGCGGAAAATATTTTCCTCTTATTTTTTACtctacaaatgttttatttgtagatttttCTAATCATAAgtgattttagtttttaatttataaatattcattattagaatttttacCATTTCACCAACATGTTtatcatctttttatttttttgtcagttAAGTCTTCATTTAATGAGTGTTAACTTATGCGGGTTAAAAGGTATTAAAGACTAGTACACTTTAATTCAGGAATTTTGGAGATTATTTTATGGTtgcatatttaaattgatttattcatcttcattaaactaatttttactTTCTGCCGTACTCTATTGTCTGTTAAATGATATCAATTTAGTTCATAGATTTTGAATGAGAATTGAGTAtaatgatgtaaaaataaaaaatcagccAATGAATCAATCACATTGTGATAGAACATTTTGTATGGTACAAagtcatattattttgtattgtgttattctTTATCACATGTAATGTTTAAATAGAAGCATTAGAATTGTATTTAAGAACTAAATGTAAGGTTATAACTTGattaaaactgtaataataaGTTGTTATACAGCCGTGTTAAAACTTAACACACTGAAATAAACTTCTGACTAGATTGTAAGCGTCATGGCAACGATAgataacaaattacattttttacgcCTGTATTGTAAATTGCTCCTCAAGTGAGAAGAAAATAGCCAAGGAAGGCCCAGAGGCCAATGCCAGAGCATTGTTTTGTCCAACACCcgaattaaagtaatataaatattcaaaccaAAGTGTTAATCGTAAATACCAGCCGTGTGTTGTTAGCATTTGTATACTATTAAACActggaataaaaacaattaatagaaatgtcattatctgtttaaaaaaaaaagttatattttataatgtacgtCATATCAgtgttaaacaataattttatattttgctagaTAGATGGTGGAACTTATGATGTGTAatctttatcaatatttttgtttcgtgGTAACTTTGGGTGTTAGTATCGAACGTAAAATATTGGTCTGGCGCGACTTTCATAGAGCGTTTTAGAATAGCGATCTGTGTAGTTATACCATTATAGTTAAGTATGTAGTGTAATTAGTGAATTTTTAATGTCAATGTGTGTGCTGTCATGTTttgtaaatcaattaagtaaCGATAGGTACTTGAAAGCAGTGATGTTAAATAATCCGGATAATATCGTGTATACATACATGTTAACATTGACCAGTAATGGACATTGTTATGTACGATTTGTCTTGATTTGAGGCGGTtttttcaatcatcagataaaagttatgcagcaaataaattataataacctgACTGAATATAGCAATAAAACAATAGAGGTATTTAATTCAACTcaatttttacgtatttttgttTGACTAATCTCATAATTGAAATAGATACTAATAACTTTAATCTGATCATTGAAAAATCAGTTACAGTGTTTGATCCGTAAAGATTGTAATAagtataagatatttttgttgtaatgtaattttaaataatcgtaccaatataaaaataaaaatattattaatgtaaataataaa contains these protein-coding regions:
- the LOC119188319 gene encoding protein FAM76A-like isoform X1, whose translation is MSSSVSTPLFACSRCFSRHPFEELSPGEQLCKECRGSFPVVKCTYCRSEFQQTSKSNTSSICKKCEANVKAYGKPTACEYCNIIAAFIGNKCQRCTNSERKYGPAVTCEQCKQRCAFDRHDDSKKVDGKLLCWLCTQSLKRALARTKQHLSSVDKHKHRSHKSKSGHKEKRKSDMMKSMNASDSSLNDSQPLEKKSKMNPMQVITFPGELDPNSSDHVVAMTQLKETIASLQKKVQQKDMELLAKDRQITELKAQHLNSTTDLRNEMKNKERLNETKFNLMNTKIQNLLKEVATLSKSARKNNKNTKTILANAENSGSGTDSPSTN
- the LOC119188319 gene encoding protein FAM76A-like isoform X2 yields the protein MSSSVSTPLFACSRCFSRHPFEELSPGEQLCKECRGSFPVVKCTYCRSEFQQTSKSNTSSICKKCEANVKAYGKPTACEYCNIIAAFIGNKCQRCTNSERKYGPAVTCEQCKQRCAFDRHDDSKKVDGKLLCWLCTQSLKRALARTKQHLSSVDKHKHRSHKSKSGHKEKRKSDMMKSMNASDSSLNDSQPLEKKSKMNPMQGELDPNSSDHVVAMTQLKETIASLQKKVQQKDMELLAKDRQITELKAQHLNSTTDLRNEMKNKERLNETKFNLMNTKIQNLLKEVATLSKSARKNNKNTKTILANAENSGSGTDSPSTN